From the Alteromonas sp. CI.11.F.A3 genome, the window AAATTCGAATTCCCGTATTTGTTATGATTATTGCCGCCTTCGTGACGATAGTACAGCTGCTCATGAACGCCTTTACCTACGAGTTATACCTTGCGTTGGGTATCTTCATCCCGTTAATTGTTACCAACTGCGCCATCATCGGTAGAGCGGAAGCCTTTGCCTCTAAAAACAGTGCTGGCGCATCAGCCTACGATGGCCTAGTGATGGGCTTAGGATTCACCTTCGTACTTGTAGTGCTTGGTGGTATGCGCGAAATTTTAGGGAATGGAACTTTGTTCGTGGGTGCCGACAGACTATTTGGAAGCATTGCGAGTAATTGGACACTCACCTTATTTGAAACCGACTCCCCTTTCTTATTGGCCATATTGCCACCCGGTGCGTTTTTAGGCATGGGCCTTCTAATTGCCTTTAAGAACATGATTGATGCTCGAATTGCTGCCCGGGAGACCACAGTAAAAGAAAAGGCCACTCGCGCACGGGTTACCGCTGAAGCATAACGAAATCTAAGTGGTTAGTAGCTAGCGGCTAGCGGCTAGTGAAAAAGAAAATCACCAAGCCCGAGTGGAAAAAGAATAAGCGAAGTAAACATGAATAATACAAAAAGACGTGAAATCTTAACCCGACTTCGGGATGCTAACCCTCACCCTACCACTGAGCTTAATTTCTCCACGCCCTTTGAGTTGTTGGTCGCGGTCACCTTGTCAGCGCAATCAACCGATGTAGGCGTAAACAAAGCCACAGATAAATTATTTCCAATTGCGAATACCGCACAGTCCATATCTGCGCTTGGTGAAGATGGGCTAAAAGAATATATAAAAACCATTGGCTTGTTTAACTCAAAAGCCAAAAATGTACACCGACTAAGTGAAATCTTAGTTGAAAAGTACGATGGCGAAGTACCCGAAAGCCGCGAAGCCTTAGAAGCCCTCCCTGGCGTTGGCCGTAAAACAGCTAACGTAGTACTTAATACCGCATTTGGCTGGCCTACGATTGCTGTAGACACCCATATTTACCGCGTAAGCAACCGCACTAAACTTGCTATGGGTAAAACCGTTGAGAAAGTGGAAGAGAAGCTTCTAAAAGTTGTACCAGCAGAGTTCAAAGTCGATGTTCACCACTGGTTGATTCTACACGGCCGCTATACCTGCATTGCCCGCAAACCTCGTTGTGGAAGCTGCATTATTGAAGACTTGTGTGAGTTTAAGGATAAGACTGAGTATGCTGAATAGCTAAAACAAGGTGCTTAACCTGCTAGCGTCAGCTAACTAAGAGCTAGCTGGCCCCCTTGCGAAGAGTCTCTTGCCAAAAGCGTCTATCACAATACTACCTACCTGTTAGAAAATTCCCCGTCTGAATAGTGTTACTAGTCAACGCCTTAGATTCCGATTAAACTCCTATCTAAAACTAAAAGTCTGCACATCGTTGTAAGCCAATATAGAAATCATTAGGAATTATTTATCATCGTTTTATTGATTACTGCTGTTATTGTAGGATTGATGATTATTTTATCGACTAAGCGGCGTCGTATGCTATTGAGTCGATTAATCTTTGATTTTGTTAATCGTACAGAAGCTAAGTTAGCAAGATTGTATTGTGGCAGTCGCTCAATTGATGGGCTTGAGGTGTTCTATCATAGCAATACAAAACATTTCTCTAATGATAAGCCTGTACTGGTGCTCTTACACGGTTTCAGTGCTGATAAGTATGTGTGGAATCGTTTTGCCAAA encodes:
- the nth gene encoding endonuclease III, with the protein product MNNTKRREILTRLRDANPHPTTELNFSTPFELLVAVTLSAQSTDVGVNKATDKLFPIANTAQSISALGEDGLKEYIKTIGLFNSKAKNVHRLSEILVEKYDGEVPESREALEALPGVGRKTANVVLNTAFGWPTIAVDTHIYRVSNRTKLAMGKTVEKVEEKLLKVVPAEFKVDVHHWLILHGRYTCIARKPRCGSCIIEDLCEFKDKTEYAE
- a CDS encoding electron transport complex subunit E, coding for MTDYRDLTLQGIWKNNPALVQLLGLCPLLAVTATFINGLGLGLATTLVLIGSNVTVSLVRNIVRNEIRIPVFVMIIAAFVTIVQLLMNAFTYELYLALGIFIPLIVTNCAIIGRAEAFASKNSAGASAYDGLVMGLGFTFVLVVLGGMREILGNGTLFVGADRLFGSIASNWTLTLFETDSPFLLAILPPGAFLGMGLLIAFKNMIDARIAARETTVKEKATRARVTAEA